GCGGCGATGACGCGCAAGAAAGCGCAGGCCTCGGCTGCCGAAACGCCATGAAGGCGGTGATCGACACCAACGTCTTGCTCGTCGCCAATGGCGACCATGCCGACGTGTCGGCCGATTGCACGGCCGAGTGCGTGCGGCGCTTGTTGGCGATGCAAGGTTCAGGCGTGACCGTCATCGACGACGGTTTTCGAATCCTCGGCGAGTACCTGCACAAGACCAAGCTCAATCCGCCCAAGGGCGTCGGCGACGTCTTCTTGAAGTGGCTGCTGCGCGAAGCGAACAACCCGGCGCGGGTAGAGCAAGTGCCGCTCACCGAGACGGCCGGTGACTGGTTCGACGAATTTCCCGATCCTGCCTTGCAGCGAGCGTTTGACATTGCGGACCGCAAGTTCGCGGCGGTAGCCCATGCCCATCCCCACAAGCCCGCCGTCTGGCAAGCCGCCGACTGCAAGTGGCTGGACTGGTGGCAGCCGCTGAACGCGCGGGGCGTACGCGTGACGTTTCTCTGCGCAGAGGACGTGTGCCGCTTCTACGCCAAGAAGTTCCCGCACAGATCCGCGCCGGCACTTCCGCCGCGGCAGCACTGATGGGCTTCTTTCGCTTTCCCCACACCCCCCATCTGGCCTGGCTTGGCAGTGGCGAGCCGCGTGACGACAAGATTCTCGCGCCTGCAGAGGCGGACGGGCTGCTGCGCGCTGACGTGGTGCTGGAAGAAAAGGTCGACGGCGCCAACCTGGGCTTTTCAGTCGGCCCCACCGGCGATCTGCGGGCGCAGAACCGTGGTCAGTTCCTCGTCGAACCCTACGCGGGGCAGTTCGCGCGCTTGCCCGCGTGGCTTGCCTTGCATGGCGACACCCTGATCGAGACCTTGCGGGAACACGCTGACGTCGGCTTGATGCTGTTCGGTGAGTGGTGCGCGGCGCGCCATTCGCTGGCCTACACCCGGCTGCCGGATTGGTTCCTTTTGTTCGATGTCGTGGAGTCAGATAGTGGCCGGTTCTTGAACAGTACGAGGCGCAATAGCCTTGCCGCTCGTATGGGCCTGGCAACGACGCCAGCGGTGGCGCGCGGTCGGTACACATTGGGGCAGTTGAAGTCACTGCTCGCTACGGCGGCGAGTCGCTTTCGCGACGGACCGTTGGAAGGCATCGTGATCCGCCGTGAAAGCGCTGATTGGTGCGAGCAGAGGGCCAAGCTGGTCCGCGCCGAGTTCACCCAGACCATTGCCGAACATTGGCGCAACCGACGCATCGAATGGAACCGCCTGGACGCGCCCGCCGCCGTCTAACGCGCACTGTCGCGTGTCTCGTTCCTGAAGCTGCTACAGCGCGCGTTTGCTGCCCCGCGGCAAACGCGGTCGCTGCGGCATCATGCGCCGCTGTCCGTGGCTGCTGCGTGGAACGGCCATTGACGCTGCACCCGCACAGAGCTACGTCGGAAAGCCGGAATCACCGGGTTGCCCGGCATCGCTCTGGCGCGATTCACCGCGGCCAGAATCACGGCGCCCGGGCCGTGCGTCGGCTGTGCCGTCGATCGA
The nucleotide sequence above comes from Pirellulales bacterium. Encoded proteins:
- a CDS encoding RNA ligase family protein; this translates as MGFFRFPHTPHLAWLGSGEPRDDKILAPAEADGLLRADVVLEEKVDGANLGFSVGPTGDLRAQNRGQFLVEPYAGQFARLPAWLALHGDTLIETLREHADVGLMLFGEWCAARHSLAYTRLPDWFLLFDVVESDSGRFLNSTRRNSLAARMGLATTPAVARGRYTLGQLKSLLATAASRFRDGPLEGIVIRRESADWCEQRAKLVRAEFTQTIAEHWRNRRIEWNRLDAPAAV